Proteins from one Lonchura striata isolate bLonStr1 chromosome 6, bLonStr1.mat, whole genome shotgun sequence genomic window:
- the PROX2 gene encoding prospero homeobox protein 2: MAGGGRARAGGEALRTIFLCVTVLQYLKVSSWSFPGEIVFGGEHGCHGNLGEKKSLAPCLGNCCMRSCFSLFLQFHITSRQKHQTPGKSASLSRQEENMMDSRTGFAQDRDCATSGHGQELKLEPCFQTDSLLPSPSASLIPQLSHTMVGRNLDPTILFTSSQAAALPHGYKCGACPGEEAQPLAFPRSCAPAPMPCAGDGDQLSNQHPREQLCDRHLRAKRARVESIIQGMSLPPTPQAFDTSREAAFRHERERGGEMPQESKRKPRMPQQGMGAAGQVAPTGGSSHATGCQQLKEQLCFLEQQLRWLQEKFYQVCDSENAAQTQEDSEKVQPLPGKHEDRLNKDSATFTSSPHKVPPRRSGLEVCGVEEAEDRGDTGDLPSAVRVLSQALKHELSAVTSQVVDSVLKTVWPKPDSQIQKQHHSLPMLGSDARREYSAGGKCRKPLTKPSSMDAPGSLGSPQAEVLPRALGKSPGSYAASFSSKGVRKSSRVPSMGYALGSATPVQHRQLLSQLLGYGQHSLWGSDSRESPSALERGCPEPLNLPWGTVKLRSSTVRQQQHHALPLSPASMESLALLPAGRDGHGQLPAANDGAPFALTHISFGGSWRQMQEVLTPGHLKKAKLMFFFTRYPSSTLLKTYFLDVQFSRCITSQLIKWFSNFREFYYIQVEKFARQALLEGVVDACTLQVSRDSELFRALNMHYNKGNDFEVPGRFLEVASLTLQEFFSAVRAGKDADPSWKKPIYKIISKLDSDIPEGFKAAGCSQELLHK; this comes from the exons ATggcgggcgggggccgggcccgggccgggggcgAGGCTCTGCGCACGATATTCCTGTGTGTTACC GTTTTGCAGTACCTGAAGGTTTCTTCCTGGTCATTCCCTGGTGAAATAGTTTTTGGAGGGGAGCATGGATGCCATGGaaatctgggagaaaaaaaatctctggccCCGTGTTTGGGAAACTGCTGTATGAGGTCCTGTTTCTCGCTCTTTTTGCAGTTCCATATCACTAGCAGGCAGAAACATCAAACACCTGGGAAATCTGCCAGTCTGTCCAGGCAGGAAGAAAATATGATGGACAGCAGGACTGGCTTTGCGCAGGATAGAGACTGTGCCACttcagggcatggccaggagcTGAAATTGGAGCCCTGTTTCCAGACTGATTCTCTCTTGCCTTCCCCCAGTGCATCCCTGATACCACAGCTCAGCCATACAATGGTTGGCAGGAACCTGGATCCCACCATTCTTTTCACTTCCTCtcaggcagcagccctgcctcATGGCTACAAATGTGGTGCATGTCCTGGAGAAGAAGCTCAACCCCTGGCTTTCCCCAGGAGCTGTGCCCCAGCTCCCATGCCCTGTGCTGGTGATGGGGACCAGCTCTCCAACCAGCACCCACGGGAGCAGCTCTGTGACCGGCACTTACGAGCCAAGCGGGCCAGGGTGGAGAGCATCATCCAGGGCATGAGCCTCCCACCAACCCCGCAGGCATTTGACACGAGCCGGGAGGCAGCCTTTAGGCATGAGAGGGAAAGGGGTGGTGAGATGCCCCAGGAGAGCAAGAGGAAGCCAAGGATGCCCCAGCAGGGCATGGGGGCAGCTGGACAAGTGGCTCCCACAGGGGGCAGTTCCCATGCGacaggctgccagcagctgaaagagcagctctgctttttAGAGCAGCAGTTGAGGTGGCTTCAGGAGAAGTTCTACCAAGTCTGTGACTCTGAGAATGCTGCCCAAACGCAGGAAGATTCAGAGAAAGTGCAGCCACTGCCTGGAAAGCATGAAGACAGACTGAACAAGGACAGTGCCACTTTCACGAGCAGCCCACACAAAGTGCCTCCCAGGAGAAGTGGCCTGGAGGTGTGTGGAGTGGAGGAGGCTGaggacagaggtgacacaggtgacctGCCCTCGGCAGTGAGGGTACTCTCACAGGCACTGAAGCACGAGCTGTCTGCGGTGACATCCCAGGTAGTGGACTCTGTCCTGAAGACTGTCTGGCCAAAGCCAGACAGCCAGATCCAGAAGCAGCACCACAGCCTTCCGATGCTGGGGTCAGATGCCAGGAGAGAGTATTCTGCTGGTGGAAAATGCAGAAAGCCACTTACTAAGCCATCTTCCATGGATGCACCAGGCTCCCTGGGCTCACCCCAGGCTGAGGTCCTGCCAAGAGCTCTGGGGAAGAGCCCGGGCTCTTATGCTGCCTCTTTCAGTTCAAAGGGGGTCAGAAAATCCTCTCGGGTACCCAGCATGGGTTATGCACTGGGCTCAGCCACCCCTGTCCAGCACAGACAGCTGCTGAGCCAGCTGTTGGGCTATGGCCAGCACAGCCTCTGGGGCAGTGACTCTCGTGAGAGCCCATCTGCTCTGGAGAGGGGCTGTCCAGAGCCCCTCAACTTGCCCTGGGGAACTGTTAAACTGAGGTCATCGACtgtgagacagcagcagcaccatgccctgcccctgagccctgccagcatGGAGAGCCTGGCACTACTGCCAGCTGGCAGGGATGGCCACGGTCAGCTGCCAGCTGCAAATGATGGCGCGCCCTTTGCCTTGACCCATATATCCTTTGGGGGCAGCTGGAG GCAGATGCAGGAGGTGCTGACCCCTGGGCACCTGAAGAAGGCCAAGCTGATGTTTTTCTTCACCCGCTACCCCAGCTCCACTCTGCTGAAGACCTACTTCCTTGATGTGCAG TTCAGCCGCTGCATCACCTCTCAGCTCATCAAGTGGTTCAGCAACTTCCGTGAGTTTTACTACATCCAGGTGGAGAAGTTTGCCCGGCAGGCCCTGCTGGAGGGTGTTGTGGATGCTTGCACTCTCCAGGTCTCCCGGGACTCGGAGCTCTTCCGTGCCCTCAACATGCACTACAACAAGGGGAATGACTTCGAG gtgccagggcGGTTCCTGGAGGTGGCCAGCCTGACACTGCAGGAGTTCTTCAGCGCCGTCAGGGCAGGCAAAGATGCTGATCCCTCCTGGAAGAAACCCATTTACAAAATCATTTCCAAACTGGACAGTGACATCCCAGAAGGGTTCAAagctgctggctgctcccaggaacTGCTCCACAAATGA